CACTCGGTGACGCCGGGCCTACAGAATGTGGGCGAGGGGGTTCCGGAAATGGGGGGCGACATATGTTTGTGAGGCGGCGACTGACGCTTTTCGCGGTGACTGTCGCGATCACGCCGCTCGCGGTCGGCGCGTGCACCGCCGGCCCGAAGTCGGTGGTCCGGAAGGCCGAGGCGGCTCCGCCGTCGGTCACGGTGACGCCTGCCGACCGGGCTCGTGACGTGCCGATCAGCGCGGAGGTGGGCACGAAGGTCAGCAACGGCAGGGTGACCGCCGTGAAGCTGACCGACGACAAGGGCCGCCCGGTGCCGGCGCAGCCACGCGAGGACGGATCGGGGTGGGTGCCGGACCGTCCGCTGGCGAATTCCCGGACGTACACGGCGGAGGTGACCGTGACCGGCGATTCCGGGAAGACCGCGACCCGGAAGACGACGTTCACGACGATGGCCAAATCCACCAAACCGGCCGTCACCAGCGAATTGTATTTCCAGGACAAACAGACCTACGGGACGGCGATGCCGGTGGTGCTCGGGTTCGACCCGCCGATTCCGGAACAGGCGCGGGCGGACGTGCAGCGGCGGTTGTTCGTGAAGACCGACCCGCCGCAGCCGGGCACCTGGTCGTGGATGTCCGACGGCAAGCAGGCCGAGTACCGGGCCCCCGACCAGTGGAAGCCCGGCACGAGGATCAGCGTGCGCAGCGCGCTGGAGGGGCTGCCCATCGGCAAGGAGGCGGTCGGCGACGTCGACCACGTGGCGACCGCCCGGGTGGGTCGGCGGGTGTCGCTGGACATCGACAACACCACCAAGCAGATGACTGTCTACCAGGACGGCAAGGTGCTCAGGAAGCTGCCGGTCAGCCTGGGCAAGCCCAGCACGCCGAGCTCCAGCGGCACCATGGTGATCATGGAGAAGCACGAGCACACCACGTTCGACACGCGGGGCGAGCCGGACGGCGGCTACGTGGTCGACGTGGACGACGCCCAGCGGCTGACCTGGGGTGGCGAGTTCATCCACTCGGCACCGTGGTCGGAGGGGGAGCAGGGCTACAACAACACCTCGCACGGCTGCACGAACGTCTCGGCCACCGGCGCGGACTGGCTGATGGGCGTCACCCAGGTCGGCGACCTGGTGACCGTCAAGGGCACCGAGGTGAAGCTCCAGCAGGGCAACGGCTTCACCGCCTGGAACGTCAGCTGGGACGAGTTCGCCAAGGGCAGCGCGCTGCCCGTACCGGCGGGGCTGAAGCCGACGCCGAGCGCGACGCCGCACCCGGGCGCGGTGGCCGGGGGCTCGTCGCCCGCGCCCACCCCGACCAGGAGCAACAGCGGCGGTTGAACCGGGGAGGAACGGCCGGGGTCGGTCCGCGTACGCGGACCGACCCCAGCAGGCGGGCGAGCGGCTGCGGGATGACCCTGAGACGGCTCCGGGTCGACACCCGGGCGCTACCCGGAACCCCGCCCGCGAGCAGCCGAAACTGTCGGTGGGCGGGGGTAGGTTTGGCGGTATGAGAGACAGCGGCGACCGGTTCGCGGTGGCGATGGACGTGCGCGACCACGTGGTCGAGCTGCGCCCGGTCGGCGAGATCGACATCGCCACCGTGTCGGCGTTCCGGGCCGCGCTGTGGGCGGCCCCGGCGCGGCCGGTGCTGCGGGTCGACCTGTCCGGCGTGCGCCTGCTCTCCGCCGCCGGGGTGCGCGCGTTGGCCGCCGCCCACCTGCGGATGCGAGCCCGCGGCGGCGAGCTGGTGCTTGTCGACCCCGACCCGGTCGTGGCCCGGGTGTTGCGGGTGACCGGCCTGCACCGGGTCGTCCCGGTGCGCCAGTCGGGTCGCGGTCCGGAGCTGCTTGTCGGCGCGGCGGCCTGAACGCCGGCCGGGCCGCCGGCAGGACGCCGACGGCCCGGTGGTCCGGGGGAGCGCTCAGCGCACGCCGAGCAGGTCCACCACGAAGACGAGCGTCTCGTTCGGCTTGATGACGCCGCCGGCGCCCTGGGCTCCGTAGCCCAGGTGCGGCGGGATGGTGAGCCGGCGCCGGCCGCCCACCTTCATGCCGATCACGCCCTGGTCCCAGCCGGCGATGACCTGGCCGCCGCCGAGCGGGAACTCGAACGTCTCGCCCCGGTTCCACGAGGCGTCGAACTCGCGGCCGGTGGAGTGGGCCACGCCCACGTAGTGCACGCTGGCCAACTGGCCGGCCTGGGCCTGCGGGCCGTCGCCGACCGTGATGTCCTCGACGACGAGATCGGCGGGCGGCGCGCCCTCGATCGGGCCAACCTCGGGCTTCTCCATGAACGGGTCTCCTCGGTGCTGACGGGGTAATCACCGTCGATCCTGCCCGATCGTGACCGACCGATACGCTCCGGTACCCGCCGTGCCGCCGACGCCGGGTCACACGA
The genomic region above belongs to Micromonospora sp. WMMD1128 and contains:
- a CDS encoding Ig-like domain-containing protein; the protein is MFVRRRLTLFAVTVAITPLAVGACTAGPKSVVRKAEAAPPSVTVTPADRARDVPISAEVGTKVSNGRVTAVKLTDDKGRPVPAQPREDGSGWVPDRPLANSRTYTAEVTVTGDSGKTATRKTTFTTMAKSTKPAVTSELYFQDKQTYGTAMPVVLGFDPPIPEQARADVQRRLFVKTDPPQPGTWSWMSDGKQAEYRAPDQWKPGTRISVRSALEGLPIGKEAVGDVDHVATARVGRRVSLDIDNTTKQMTVYQDGKVLRKLPVSLGKPSTPSSSGTMVIMEKHEHTTFDTRGEPDGGYVVDVDDAQRLTWGGEFIHSAPWSEGEQGYNNTSHGCTNVSATGADWLMGVTQVGDLVTVKGTEVKLQQGNGFTAWNVSWDEFAKGSALPVPAGLKPTPSATPHPGAVAGGSSPAPTPTRSNSGG
- a CDS encoding anti-sigma factor antagonist (This anti-anti-sigma factor, or anti-sigma factor antagonist, belongs to a family that includes characterized members SpoIIAA, RsbV, RsfA, and RsfB.); translation: MRDSGDRFAVAMDVRDHVVELRPVGEIDIATVSAFRAALWAAPARPVLRVDLSGVRLLSAAGVRALAAAHLRMRARGGELVLVDPDPVVARVLRVTGLHRVVPVRQSGRGPELLVGAAA
- a CDS encoding FKBP-type peptidyl-prolyl cis-trans isomerase, whose translation is MEKPEVGPIEGAPPADLVVEDITVGDGPQAQAGQLASVHYVGVAHSTGREFDASWNRGETFEFPLGGGQVIAGWDQGVIGMKVGGRRRLTIPPHLGYGAQGAGGVIKPNETLVFVVDLLGVR